A region of Lycium barbarum isolate Lr01 chromosome 1, ASM1917538v2, whole genome shotgun sequence DNA encodes the following proteins:
- the LOC132602273 gene encoding uncharacterized protein LOC132602273 — MADSTSLDVILEFLRKNKFTGTEAALRGELNKCSDLNGVVEKLTLEDKELSRSLEANGGKSTMENLGMTYRNGGEVFKETSSRSSGETSKELIVKEIECGIGRNGSECNLKNVAYVGKKKEHNNNAEDTMIDMYSWNYDPSNGSLLSYQNNGGTSAAKDFSGLVHSGKLRLNSSEVFDSGKANAKSGEDVSFSGENRMSWPGSTSKDNVEPKHGRSQNSELREANHQIKLNGASKDVIIRSKSDESTKLSSEPWKDCSAKTVFPFPKGDIFTSYDHNIATGGNKVGKRTTEGNAVRNSIKEQVDEVGRALYLGKTPESEPKDFSSLGFSLISESQKEELHLPRLPPVRIKSEEKSFNNIHWEEKFERDGPGSKITNGDNTYVIGSFLDVPIGQELTNSGGKRIGGGSWLSVSQGIAEDTSELVSGFATIGDGLSGCVDFPNEYWDSDEYDDDDDVGYTRQPIEDESWFLAHEIDYPSDNEKGTVHGSVPDPQRGENKEDDEQSFAEENSYLSGERYFQSKNLDPVGPSDDPVVLCETEMYRRTNMIAQYDRQLMDEDELNLMCVEPVWQGFVTQTSELAMLGDDRALNERERPRLDDIYVDGDQHGSVRSIGVGINSDTADISSEVHESLVGRSGQGDIGYFHDHDASIGGARHIPPDSDKPYSEIRNRDEKIAKQISDKFVSGTDKGGSVQTNHLHGGFSFALPRDGQLIQTSSSKSLWSSKGNAIITDEAHDSLVANDDLLGSLRRKSNESSPIKSSRDESNKIAVGSVNSSPSSLSNYGYVEGEHVKNEEGTQIASAREEGLGQSLEEDEEAIAVQEQVKQIMAQEEEFETFELKIVHRKNRTGFEEDKSFQVVLNSVIAGRYQVTEYLGSAAFSKAVQAHDLHTGMDVCVKIIKNNKDFFDQSLDEIKLLKFVNKHDPADKYHLLRLYDYFYYREHLLIVCELLKANLYEFQKFNRESGGEVYFTMPRLQSITIQCLEALQFLHGLGLIHCDLKPENILVKSYSRCEVKVIDLGSSCFETDHLCSYVQSRSYRAPEVILGLPYDKKIDIWSLGCILAELCTGNVLFQNDSPATLLARVIGLTGPIDQEMLVKGRDTYKHFTKNHMLYERNQETNRLEYLIPKKTSLRHRLPMGDQGFIDFVAHLLEVNPEKRPSALEALKHPWLSYPYEPISS, encoded by the exons ATGGCGGACTCTACGTCTTTAGATGTGATACTGGAATTTCTGCGAAAGAACAAATTTACAGGGACGGAGGCTGCTTTGCGTGGTGAGCTGAATAAATGTTCTGACCTGAATGGTGTGGTCGAGAAGCTTACTTTAGAGGATAAAGAGCTGAGTAGATCATTAGAAGCAAATGGCGGGAAATCAACTATGGAGAATCTCGGTATGACCTATCGAAATGGTGGGGAGGTTTTCAAGGAGACAAGTTCGAGGAGCAGCGGTGAAACTTCAAAGGAGCTTATCGTTAAGGAGATAGAGTGCGGGATTGGGAGAAATGGCTCCGAATGCAACTTGAAAAATGTTGCATATGTCGGGAAGAAGAAGGAACATAACAACAATGCCGAGGATACCATGATTGATATGTACTCGTGGAACTACGATCCCAGTAATGGTTCTCTTTTGTCGTATCAGAACAATGGTGGAACTAGTGCTGCCAAGGACTTTTCAGGCTTGGTGCATAGTGGGAAGTTAAGGTTAAATTCGTCTGAGGTCTTTGATAGTGGTAAGGCTAACGCAAAATCTGGGGAAGATGTCAGCTTTTCCGGTGAAAATAGAATGTCGTGGCCTGGAAGTACGAGCAAAGACAATGTGGAACCAAAGCATGGAAGGAGTCAAAATAGTGAACTCAGAGAGGCTAATCACCAAATTAAACTAAATGGGGCGTCCAAAGATGTAATTATTAGGTCAAAAAGTGATGAATCGACTAAACTTTCATCCGAGCCTTGGAAAGATTGCTCAGCCAAAACTGTTTTCCCATTCCCCAAAGGAGATATTTTCACAAGTTATGATCACAACATTGCTACTGGTGGTAACAAAGTAGGTAAAAGGACAACAGAGGGTAATGCTGTTAGGAATTCGATTAAAGAGCAAGTGGATGAGGTGGGAAGAGCTTTGTATCTGGGGAAGACACCAGAAAGTGAACCAAAAGATTTCAGCAGCTTAGGCTTTTCCCTTATATCTGAGAGCCAGAAAGAAGAACTACATCTACCCAGGTTGCCACCTGTTAGAATCAAGTCAGAAGAGAAGTCCTTCAATAATATTCATTGGGAGGAAAAGTTTGAACGAGATGGACCTGGCTCAAAGATTACAAATGGTGACAATACATATGTCATAGGTTCATTTCTAGATGTTCCCATTGGACAAGAACTTACCAATTCAG GTGGAAAAAGGATTGGTGGAGGCAGTTGGTTGTCTGTGAGTCAAGGCATTGCTGAGGACACTTCTGAGCTTGTTTCTGGTTTTGCAACTATTGGTGATGGATTGAGTGGATGCGTTGACTTTCCCAATGAATATTGGGATTCCGATGAATACGATGATGACGACGATGTTGGTTATACGAGACAACCTATCGAAGATGAGTCCTGGTTTTTAGCTCATGAAATTGATTACCCTAGTGATAATGAAAAGGGAACAGTACACGGAAGTGTTCCAGATCCTCAAAGAGGGGAAAACAAAGAAGATGATGAACAATCTTTCGCAGAGGAAAATTCCTACTTATCGGGTGAGAGGTATTTCCAatcaaagaatcttgacccagTTGGGCCTTCAGATGATCCTGTAGTGCTTTGTGAAACTGAAATGTATAGGAGAACTAACATGATTGCCCAATACGACAGACAGTTGATGGATGAAGATGAACTGAATTTGATGTGTGTAGAACCTGTTTGGCAGGGATTTGTTACTCAAACAAGTGAACTTGCCATGTTAGGGGATGATAGGGCCTTGAATGAGCGTGAAAGGCCCCGATTGGATGATATTTACGTGGACGGTGATCAGCACGGTTCAGTTAGGTCAATTGGTGTGGGTATTAACAGCGATACTGCTGATATCAGTAGTGAAGTCCACGAAAGTTTGGTTGGACGGAGCGGTCAGGGAGATATAGGGTACTTCCATGATCATGATGCCAGTATTGGTGGGGCCAGACACATACCCCCTGATTCAGATAAGCCTTATTCTGAGATAAGAAACAGAGATGAGAAAATAGCTAAGCAGATATCTGACAAGTTTGTCTCGGGTACTGATAAAGGAGGATCTGTACAAACAAATCACTTACATGGAGGATTCTCATTTGCCCTTCCCAGAGATGGGCAGTTGATTCAAACAAGCTCGAGTAAATCTTTATGGTCGAGCAAGGGCAATGCTATTATCACCGATGAAGCTCATGACAGTCTGGTTGCAAATGATGACCTGCTTGGTTCTTTGAGGCGCAAAAGCAATGAGTCATCACCTATCAAGAGCTCAAGAGATGAAAGCAACAAAATTGCTGTAGGATCAGTAAATTCTAGCCCTTCATCTCTTTCAAATTATGGTTATGTAGAAGGGGAGCATGTGAAGAATGAAGAGGGCACCCAAATAGCCAGTGCAAGAGAGGAAGGTTTGGGGCAGTCATTGGAGGAGGATGAGGAAGCAATTGCCGTTCAGGAACAAGTAAAGCAGATCATGGCGCAGGAAGAGGAATTTGAAACTTTCGAACTTAAGATTGTGCATCGGAAAAACAG AACTGGGTTTGAGGAGGACAAAAGTTTCCAGGTTGTTTTAAATTCAGTTATAGCTGGGCGATATCAAGTAACTGAGTATCTCGGATCTGCTGCATTCAGCAAAGCAGTACAAGCACATGATCTTCATACAGGCATGGATGTCTGTGTTAAGATTATAAAGAACAACAAAGATTTTTTTGATCAGAGTCTTGATGAGATAAAGCTTCTCAAATTTGTTAACAAACATGATCCGGCCGACAAGTACCACCTACTTCGGTTGTATGATTATTTTTATTACCGA GAGCATTTGTTAATTGTATGTGAACTACTGAAGGCCAATCTGTATGAATTCCAAAAATTCAACAGAGAATCTGGTGGAGAAGTTTACTTTACCATGCCAAGACTGCAG TCGATCACTATTCAGTGTTTAGAGGCTCTTCAGTTCTTGCATGGCCTTGGGCTCATACATTGTGATTTGAAGCCCGAAAACATACTGGTGAAAAGCTACAGTAGATGTGAGGTGAAGGTAATTGATCTGGGTAGCAGTTGTTTTGAAACAGATCATCTTTGTTCTTACGTCCAGTCAAGATCCTACCGCGCACCAGAAGTTATTTTGGGGCTTCCTTATGATAAAAAGATAGATATCTGGTCTCTTGGCTGCATCTTGGCAGAACTTTGCACGGGCAAT GTCCTTTTCCAGAATGACTCTCCTGCCACATTACTTGCTAGGGTAATTGGTCTCACAGGTCCGATTGACCAAGAGATGCTCGTCAAAGGAAGAGACACTTACAaacatttcaccaaaaatcacATGCTATATGAACGAAATCAG GAAACGAACAGATTGGAATACTTAATACCCAAAAAGACATCCTTAAGGCATCGATTACCAATGGGAGATCAAGGTTTCATTGATTTTGTGGCTCATCTTTTAGAAGTTAACCCAGAGAAGCGGCCTTCTGCCTTAGAGGCTCTAAAGCACCCATGGCTATCGTATCCATATGAGCCAATATCATCGTGA
- the LOC132602293 gene encoding mitochondrial import inner membrane translocase subunit TIM14-3-like, which yields MASPVVVGTSIGAAALAARYLIQAWQTFKAAPRVRRFYPGGFERAMTRREAALILGVRESAVLQKIKEAHRRVMIANHPDAGGSHYLASKINEAKDVLLGKTKGAASAF from the exons ATG GCATCTCCCGTAGTTGTGGGAACTAGCATTGGAGCTGCTGCTTTGGCAGCTAGATACTTGATACAAGCATGGCAAACATTCAAAGCAGCACCTCGAGTTCGGAGGTTTTATCCTGGTGGTTTTGAACGGGCTATGACAAGGCGAGAAGCAGCATTGATTCTCGGAGTCAG GGAAAGTGCTGTCCTGCAGAAGATCAAGGAGGCTCACAGGAGAGTTATGATAGCAAATCATCCAGACGCTGGTGGCAGCCATTATCTTGCTTCCAAGATTAATGAAGCCAAGGACGTTTTGTTAGGGAAAACCAAGGGAGCTGCTTCCGCATTCTAA
- the LOC132602251 gene encoding long chain base biosynthesis protein 2a-like: MITIPYLTALTTYFSYGLLFAFGQFRDFFRKIFDWCKSSNLQGYAPICLGLEDFYIRRLYLRIQDCFGRPICSPPDAWFDVVERVSSDNNKTLKRTTKISRCLNLGSYNYLGFAASDEYCTPRVIESLKRFSASTCSTRVDGGTTKLHSELEECVADFVGKPAAIVFGMGYVTNSAILPVLIGKGGLIISDSLNHNSIVNGARGSGATIRVFQHNTPSHLEKVLREHIAEGQPRTHRPWKKIIVVVEGIYSMEGELCLLPEIVAICKKYKAYVYLDEAHSIGAVGRTGRGVCELLGVDTADVDIMMGTFTKSFGSCGGYIAGSKELIEYLKYTCPAHLYATSVSPPAAQQTISSIKVILGEDGSSRGAQKLSQIRENSNFFRSELQKMGFEVLGDNDSPVMPIMLYNPAKIPAFSRECLKRNVAVVTVAFPATPLLLARARICISAAHSRDDLIKALEVISEVGDLVGIKYFPAEPNNELVEENRVKLE, translated from the exons ATGATAACCATTCCATACTTGACAGCCTTGACCACCTATTTTAGCTATGGCTTGCTATTTGCCTTTGGTCAGTTTCGTGATTTCTTCAGAAAAATCTTCGATTGGTGCAAATCCAGTAATCTTCAG GGATATGCACCTATCTGCTTAGGACTTGAAGATTTCTATATCCGTAGGTTGTATCTTCGCATTCAG GATTGTTTTGGAAGGCCAATATGCAGTCCTCCTGATGCTTGGTTTGACGTGGTGGAGCGTGTGTCCAGTGATAATAACAAGACACTAAA GCGGACCACGAAAATTTCAAGGTGCCTGAACTTGGGGTCATATAATTACCTTGGTTTTGCTGCTTCTGATGAGTATTGTACCCCACGtgtcattgagtctttgaaaagaTTCTCCGCGAGCACATGCAGTACCCGTGTTGATGGAG GCACCACAAAGCTACATAGTGAATTGGAAGAGTGTGTGGCTGATTTTGTTGGAAAACCAGCTGCTATTGTTTTTGGTATGGGTTATGTAACAAATTCAGCCATTCTTCCTGTCTTGATTGGAAAG GGTGGTTTGATCATCAGTGATTCTCTGAACCACAACTCTATTGTAAATGGTGCTCGAGGTTCTGGAGCCACCATTCGTGTTTTTCAACATAATA CACCGTCCCACTTGGAGAAAGTTTTGAGAGAACATATTGCTGAGGGACAACCCAGAACACACAGGCCATGGAAGAAGATAATCGTTGTGGTCGAGGGCATATACAGTATGGAAGGGGAGCTTTGCCTACTTCCAGAGATTGTTGCCATATGCAAGAAGTACAAG GCATATGTGTATCTGGATGAGGCTCATAGCATTGGAGCAGTTGGAAGAACTGGAAGGGGAGTCTGTGAGCTCTTAGGAGTTGACACTGCAGATGTAGATATTATGATGGGAACTTTTACTAAGTCATTTGGATCATGTGGGGGTTATATCGCAGGATCAAAG GAACTTATCGAATATCTGAAGTACACTTGCCCAGCTCATCTCTATGCCACATCAGTATCACCTCCAGCTGCCCAACAAACAATTTCGTCTATCAAGGTTATACTCGGTGAAGATGGTTCTAGTAGAG GGGCTCAGAAGCTATCACAGATACGTGAAAATAGCAACTTTTTCCGCTCTGAATTGCAGAAGATGGGCTTTGAGGTTCTGGGGGACAATGATTCCCCTGTCATGCCCATTATGCTCTATAATCCAGCAAAAATACCTGCTTTCTCACGGGAGTGTCTCAAACGAAAT GTGGCGGTAGTGACGGTTGCTTTTCCAGCTACTCCTTTACTTTTGGCCAGAGCACGGATTTGCATTTCTGCTGCGCATTCAAGGGATGATCTTATTAAAGCACTCGAG GTTATCAGCGAAGTTGGTGATCTAGTGGGCATAAAATACTTTCCTGCCGAGCCCAACAACGAGCTGGTGGAAGAAAACAGAGTCAAGCTGGAATGA